GTGTATTTGAGGGATTTTTACTTGCAGCAGTTATCGACATGGGAGTAGTACCTGGAGGACTCACCAAAGAAGAAGACTGCTTTTGGTATTTTCTATTTGAtgatataaaacaaatgaatgagctctattttcatcaaatttaaAACTCAAGCAACCGATTAAATTTACACGAGCTTTACAATTTCTGATTTTTCCACTTCTGCCTGAAAATGTTTCCTCCAATAGCCCATATGGTAATGAAATCAAAGCCCTAGCGAAGATCAACCACATCAAACTTCAATTTGGGGTTCATGTAGACATGTGAACAGTGTTCATAAATTGGGCTTCCATCTGGACACTCCTCATGAGGATGAAACCCACGCTGTTGACAATTTCGAATCACAGACACACCAGCTGGATCGGATAGATGAAATATGCCATGTGGACTGCAATAGCATAGGAGATACATACCATAAATCAGTTGTCACACACACACAGgcgcacaaaaaataaaagaaaaacacacacacaagaGGAAACTTGAATTGCTTCCCAACTTGAGGTTATTTGTCATTCCAAATGATAAACAATACTAGCCAAATCTTGTTCCTTTACATGGATTGGATAATGTGAGAGCCTttgatgagaaaagaaaatctaCCTGGATGTATCCGTGGGGGCCATAACAATTGCAATTGCTTCTGGTAGCATGATCTAAGGAGAAACCACAAATAAAATCATTTAGtgaaaagcaaaataaattatagaacAGCATGTCATTGGAGTACGCAGAACAAGCGACCCCTGTGGAGATTGCCTCCCCCCTCCCCTGGAAGGGTGGAGGAAAAGGAAAggtaaagaaattaaattagtaaGCGTCAAAAGGGCAAAACCCAATTATAATGGGGAATAATTGGACACCGCTGGGGAAAATTAAaccaattaggaaataaatcaTTTCAATTTTAGTCCTCTAATACCCGAAAATGGAACTGGCTATTTAGCAGGAAATATTCAGTCAACTAtatcttaataataaaaaaacgaaTCTTGTATCCTGGCACCACTATGACATGTTAGATATGGAACAAATTTTTATGTGTTTGCagtaaatttacaataataaacATTTAAACTATTTTGCTTAAGTTAGTGCCTATGTGCGTGTAAAGGATAAAAGTTATCAAAAAActaataaacaaagaaaataattttaataaaaaacaaaaaggcaccataaaaaaatggaatatttaGGCCCTATTTGGTAAATgctttgaaaaacagtttttaaaaactactctctaatattttgtaaaacaaaagtttatttaggAACCTagatgtttttaacctatttttaatgtttttaaatatattttttaaatagtttttatatctagtgctttattttcaatcattctccatatttgtatagttattttttaaaacaaccctcaaaaaacaactaaaaacaactaaaaaatgtcCTCTAAAAACAACAATGGAACACATTTTTATGCGTTTGTAGTGAATTTACAATATTAAACATATAAAGTATTTTGCTTAAGTCAGTGCCCATGTGTGTGTAAAGGATAAAAGTTATCCAAAAAACTaatgaacaaagaaaattttaataattcctAAAAACAAACAGGCACCATAAGAAAATGGAATCTTTAAGCCTTATTTGGtaacagtttttgagaatgaatctgaaaaacaatttttgagaaccactctataatgttttgtagaacaaaagttcatttgaaaacttgaaatgtttttaacttatttttaatgttttaaaatagtttttgtatctagtgctttatttttaatcattttccatgtttgtattattattttttaaaatgaccccccaaaaaacaagtgaaaacaattaaaaataactaaaagactCTGAAAACATAAAACAGTTTTCCGATTGGCAAACAtgttttccctttatttttttgaagaacaaaaaactattcttgaaaatagttgCCAAATAAGACCTTGCTCTCTTCTGCAGACTTCTTAAACTAGATAAGGGTGAGGTCTAATTTTGGGTTCAAACAATTAAAACTTTAGAATCTATACATTTTCAGGAAATGATAATCAGAAAGTATTGTCGATTACCTGATATGAATAATGTGTGTGCAGATCAACTGATGACATGAAACAGGTCTGTGATGGGTGCGTCTGAAATCAAAATGATAATGAAAGAATGTTTAAATGATGAGTAGAATGAGACAGCTgcttataaaagaaattatgccCATAAGTAAACCATGGAtggtaaaagaaaaatactGTGTCAATTATGTAATCTCTAAACTTAAATTGTCCATTAAGTAAGTTTGTCAGATATCAAAATTTGGGCTTTAAAGCACCCTTTTTTCATTAGTCATAATTATCTTAACTCATAGTGAAGGTTCCAATAGTAACAATGCAGCAGCACAGCATGTCAGCTTACTATGCATAGGcaagaaaaataggaaacaatagGATCGAATTCAAGATATGACACGATAAGAAAATTGCCATAAGGAAGGTTGTCCTACTGACATCTGGCTAATCAGTGataatatgataatatataGCTGCTCAGAAGAGGAAATAATGGAACCATTGGAGGAATGGCTCTTTGATGTACGAAAAAGCAAGCAACTAGAAACATCTAAGTTCAACATATAAGAAAAGGGAAATAAAGAAGTTGGAAGGCTGAGAGAAGATCAAGCCATTGAGCATTTTAGAGGCATGGAGATGCATTAGAGTTTGGAGCTTTTGAGTCTTCAAAGTTGGGGTAGCCAAATAACAAAGCTTGCtgtgtttttaaagaaaatggggtGGGATTCATGTTTTGCTCTTGCTTTATTGTGTTAGAAGACCAGCCAAATTCCTGTTGGTGAGGTTTCCTGACACCTCAAAATCCAAGTCCATTATAAAACAACTTGCCCAAACCACCCAATGGCCAAGTTGGGCCAGgttgaatttttttaacacaACTAAGTTAAAAGTCGTGATTGGATACTTACTTCAGCACTTATGACACTTCTCATTCTGTAGCTCAAAAGCACTAAAAGGGGAGGCAAACAGACAAAGGAgaagagagggagggagagaagGTGTTAATTTTTATCCTACTGAATGGATATTTTCAAGATTATTTCTGTTGCTATTATGGAAACCATTGCCTGGTGGGAGATTTCAATCCACCAGAtcctcttttttcctttggaaTTTCAGTTTCTTTTCAGTCAGATTGGCATCCATTGCTGCATTACTGATGCAAGAAATTCTTTTGAGCTTTTATGGAACCAACAAAACAAACCAATTCAATAAGCAGAAATGGATTTCTAAatgtgataaaattttaatactaCTTCATATCCAGAAAGGCCGCCATTACTGTTTGAATCTGTAGGACCAATCAAGGATACTGAGACAAGTTAATAGTGCACCGTGCAGAGACtagaatatatcaaattaaataaataaaattaccaaCTACAAAGATAAAAGCTTTCTGCTTGGGTGTAAAgcagatatttatttatttattatcattattatttcagTTTTAGTCGAGGCTCAGATTGGAACATAACAAGGGAACCAAAATAATAAGCTACAGCTAGAATAAGCACAACAATTAATATACAGAAACCATCAAGGCTATCAAAACACTTACATGAATCCATCCAAGAGGAAAAAGGGACAATTTGTCCTGGACCTCAAATATTTCTTCTTCATTCAACGTTTgacactgaaaaaaaaaaaatgcttcagCATTGTAGCACTATTGGTAGCcaaatacaaatgaaaaaaataattaaaggtcATATCCTGAAATTAATGAGATATTAAAGTCAAATTGCAGTGTTATCCATTAGACCATCTATTGATAGGGAAATAGTGAATCTTGTATTCCAAAACATAATTTGATGGTATTTAGAAACACCAAGACTTTATACACTGCTGAAAAATCCCATGCACTACCCATTTGGATTGCCACCCAGTTGCTTCAGAATTGTGATATCTggtattatcttttatttcagaTTTCTTGGGCATTTTCTTGGTCCTTAATAGAAGTGCTTCTTAGATGGCATGGTTGAACTATCAGGAAAAACAGGAGAAAAGGAGAATTATCTTCCATTGGGTGGTCTAGTGCAACTGAGAAAGAGAGGGACAGAAGGACTTTTGTGGAGATTGAGTCTCCTCCACTCAAGCTCAATGTGTCGTTTCTTGAGGTGTTCCCAAGTGGATTATATTTCTAGTTGGAGTTGTTTTACCAGGTAAGGCTTTTAGGctcctctttttcattttttctgcATAGTTTCTCTTTTCTCCCTAATAGGAGAAAAGTGTACTATATGTACATGAATATGTTTCCTTTGGCACTTTTAAAATCTAGAAAACCTAACTTCCCCCATATACATGTTCATAATCCAATTTCTCATCTCTCCATGTATGCCCTATGTACATGAATATGTTTCCTTTGACACTTCTTTAAATCTAGAAAACCTAACTTGCCCCATATACATGTGCATAATCCAATTTGTTACAATGCCATTTTCAGTTGTTCATTTGTTCAGAACTGATCATAACTGAAGCCAACAGGCTGGAAGATGAGgctaattaaaaaaagaaaagaaaaaaaaaagataaacatgcagaaacaaaaaaaaattaataaataaataaataaatacaacaGAACTGCATAAACCTAATTGTAAAGAATTGTCATCTTACAGAATCTGAAGTTGATTCCTGCTTTGGGATTATAAGCGTCGTGATATGGAAAACTCTGTTTTTCTACACCCAGATGAAATATAGAGAATAAATCACTTACATACACTTCCAGAATCCAGATAAACCTTTCATAATAAACAAATCAATTGCTCTTACCAGTGAGCCAGCAAGAACACCACaagtttctaaatttttttttgtatttgccAGTGCTAATCTTAAGAAATCTTCCATCATACTAACTGGCTGCAATGCAAGCAAGAAAAAACTAGCATCACAtccattaaaataattattcaaaaaagaaTGTTAAAATGGCCATAGGCAAGAACAAATAGGGCAACTGTTTTCCAAGGATTAGAACAGGTAGCTTACAATGTGCAAATGTTGATAAGAATTAGAACTAGGCATCCCATGCTGAGAAGTTGCAGGTCCAGGTCGTGGATCTGCAACTTTTGATGGCGGAATTGGATGGCAGTCCTGCTGGATTTGAGCAAGAACAGGAGGAGGAGAAGGCTGCCTGATGTTGCCCAAGGGGAAATTATCATCCCTCTCTTCAATAGTAAACTGAGGTGACTCCTCAGAAGGGCATAACCATCTACCATCATCCAAGGAAAGCACTGACTCCATAGGAGATCTATCGCCTCCCAGATCACTATCTTTTATTGTTGCAAGATCATATTGTTCATCCTGACTAGTGCTATTGACATAGGTAacaccaaaccaaaaaaaaaaaaaaaatgttaccaTGGGCCACAATTTAGAAAgacaaatgaaataataagtATCAAGGGCAGATTAGAtgttataaatttaaaagaatctCGAATCCAgtggaaaattatgaaaaaacacATACAACAGAACAAGTAGAGATTTGAACATTTAAATAGGAGCACATGAGTTAATCAGAAATGCGCACCCTAAATTTTCAGTAGAAGTTAAGTCGGTATTACTTGGATACTGAATCTgcaataaacaataaaattattcaattaatggAGTTTTCAgcttattaaaaaaagagataaataaaaataataattgcaaACACAATAATGTTACCTTTATCTCCGCACTAGGGCCCAGCCACTGACCCCTAAGACCATTGGGGCCTAAAAATGAGTGTCTGGATAAAGTCTCTTTCTTAGGAAGAGGTAGACTCAGAGACCTGTACAATGTTAAGAATAATTATGACCTGTAATCCAAATTGACTTGCTATGGTTAACAGTCTTGTATCTTTGAATGGCGAAAGAAGCATTAAACAATAATTTTGTTCAGGTGAGAATCATTGAACAATATTACTCACAACTTCTGAAACTGCTTGTCAACCTGCATGGGATTTGATGATAAAACTTGAGTatgatcatttttatatttccatGAAATCTGAGGTGCTCGGCTGACTGCCTGcagccaaataaaaaaataagataaaattgaaaaacaaaaaaaatatacatacatacatactatatatatatatatatatatatagagagagagagagagagagagagagagagaaacaaaacaaaaaataatattaaaaagcaataaaacatggaaaacaaaatattttgccTAGAAATGAACATAGACTTTCAAAAGAACTTTATATAAACTAGAAATCCCCTGCTAGTGGCTGCAACCAGAAGCAGAGGAAGATGCTAGAATTTAATTAAGGCTTCAAAAGAACTTTATATACACTAGAAATCCCCTGCTAGTGGCTGCAACCAGAAGAAAAGGAAGACGCCTAGAATTTAATTAAGGCTTCAAAAGAACTTCATATAAACTAGAAATCCCTTGCTGACAGGatgcaaccaaaaaaaaatgaaaaaaaataatggaagaagaagaggaagaggcTATGGAAGAAAACAAGACATTAtgagaagaataaaaagaaagctTCCTAAGAATTCTTATCATACATAAACTGATCACATACCAGACACTGGatgaaaaatgaatgatttaaaaatagaatcatGGACTTAAAGAAACCACGAGTTTTAAATGACATAATGGACTTTGAATAAGAGCTAAACAATGCATCGAGTAAATTTTCCATTCACACCATTAACATGTTAATAGGAAATTTGTTTGGTTCGCACCTGCTTATTATCAAAGCTGGGGAAAGGTTTCTTATTTACAGGGGGCCATTGTGAAGATATCTCTGAATCATATGGAGTCCTTTCCAAGACATCAATTTGCTGCTGTTGAGATACTGTGTGAGCTTTGTTCAGTTCATTCACTTGACGTTGAAATTCAGGCTTCAAAGATTCTAGCTCATCTAGCACAGCTAACAATTTCTGGAATTAAAATGTCCAAAAGACGCCTTATGACCATATTTTGAATTAGAAATGGAGAAACTACAAGAACTAGCACCCAAAATATCATCGTAATGATAGTTCTTTCTTCTGCTATTTTGAACCTATAAAAAGAGAAACCACGAGAACTAGCATAACTCACCTTCCTATAAATTGCTCTTTCTTTTGGAAGCAAAACCTGGTAGTCTCGATGAAATGGTATAGTCTCGGACAACAAACTGGGAAAAATCAGGAAAAAGATTAAAGATATGAAATTTATGCTATAAACTATCAACATGGAGACGTGTTGGCAGTATTTTAAACTAACAATATGGAGAGAAGTGTTGGCAGTATTTTGCTTTCATTACCTCGAAAACCTAAGAAGTATGATATACAAGTCTATAAGATTCTTCTCCTCTCGATAAACACTCGCCTGAATATAAAAACATACAATgacaaaaaatggttttaagtCAAAAACAGGTAACATCAGTATGAGATACTACAGTGCCAAGCTAAATCTGTGTCTGTAATGTGGTTGACAAGCTTCCATGTAAGAAGATATAGAAGAATAAAGCACCTTAAAGGCTCAATATGCCTTTAAAAGTCATCACTCACTTTAGAGTGAGGACCAAATGATTACACATCCTGATATAAGAAAAAAGAtccttttttcttcaaatagaaaaatgtttataatCATTTCTAAGATTTATACACAGCACATGAGCATAGCAGTTCAAGAATGAATGGTCACTAATCAATTAACACTTCATATGTTACATTCACAATTGTTCATATTATATCATGCACTTAAggtttattttatataatgagaaataaataggaaaaacatatTGAATCACTCATAAATTGTATTTTCACAGCTGTTGACTCATCAACTGTATATCATTCTCCTATTCTCTGTATCAAGCATCATATCATATCATAAAAAAGTACTAtaggttttattttatataatgagAAATAAACAGGGAAAATCATATCAGATCACACATAAATTGCaagaatgaaatattaattCATATATAACCAATTTCATGAAAGTAAGATTAAAAGAGGTAAATATAGGCATCGATATTACACATATAAACGTTGGACACTAAAGTTTTCAtgcaaataatttcacaaactATGACATCTGTAGGAGAGCCAAAACAATTCCCTTTTTTGCCtccattttcctttatttacaTTTGTCCACAATGCAGTTAATGGGAATGTGTGTCTACTGTGGTGCTTTTCTTGCCACCATGAGGAGATTTCAATTAGTTATGAAGAAGGAAGTCCTGGCATGTAAATGTAGACTACATGTGGTGGTATGTATCCATGGGCTACCCTGACAATTTTACACATAGGCATTCATCAATTTTAAACATATACAAATGCTGGAAACTAGAGTTTTTCGGCAAAACACAACATTTTAATGCAaggatttatttcaaaatccacattaaattttctaaacttTGGGCTAAATTTTTTATCCCGTGTTCCAACTAATTTGCTAATAGAATATGTGCGTCCCAAAAGTTCCAAATTCCTAGAAGTCCCTAACCGATATACTAACTATAATTATATACAAGTATACATCCATACATGTATAGATTTTcaatatatgtatgtatgtgcaATAGTTAAGGCTCTAACTTTTCAATAccccaaaaaaaggaaaagaaatatttttttttaaaaaaaaggatagaAATAAGAACTGATGTACTAATCAAAGCATCCATCCACCATTATCCACATTGAAATACTTGAATACACCAACACGTTATTCATTAGAATAATAAGTACATGTATGTATCTATCTACCATGTGTGCCTTTAAGAATCATGTACAGTAAAACCCCTATAAAATAATACCCTTAGGACCAagagaaattattatcttaacAGGGTTATTGATTtatagataaatgaatatttattattttaaagagaGCTAGTTTTATGTTTTGAATATACAATACTTGTATATGTAAGGCTTATAAATCCAAAAACAATGGATTTTGTCAAAAGTTAATACATAGAAGCCTTAAAGACATTAAAAAAGAGGtgattattaattgtaaaagatAGAAAACCTTCTAAAAGGAGAAGATGTATTGTTAAAACTTAATGctcaaaaagataaaaatgtttCAAGTATACGATGATtagctattttttatttacttcatcAATTATACATT
This region of Vitis vinifera cultivar Pinot Noir 40024 chromosome 5, ASM3070453v1 genomic DNA includes:
- the LOC100243131 gene encoding AMSH-like ubiquitin thioesterase 3; translated protein: MKPLERPFNVNSITRRVDVDDRIPLRYYYRIADNLIKQASVYREEKNLIDLYIILLRFSSLLSETIPFHRDYQVLLPKERAIYRKKLLAVLDELESLKPEFQRQVNELNKAHTVSQQQQIDVLERTPYDSEISSQWPPVNKKPFPSFDNKQAVSRAPQISWKYKNDHTQVLSSNPMQVDKQFQKLSLSLPLPKKETLSRHSFLGPNGLRGQWLGPSAEIKIQYPSNTDLTSTENLGTSQDEQYDLATIKDSDLGGDRSPMESVLSLDDGRWLCPSEESPQFTIEERDDNFPLGNIRQPSPPPVLAQIQQDCHPIPPSKVADPRPGPATSQHGMPSSNSYQHLHIPVSMMEDFLRLALANTKKNLETCGVLAGSLKNRVFHITTLIIPKQESTSDSCQTLNEEEIFEVQDKLSLFPLGWIHTHPSQTCFMSSVDLHTHYSYQIMLPEAIAIVMAPTDTSSPHGIFHLSDPAGVSVIRNCQQRGFHPHEECPDGSPIYEHCSHVYMNPKLKFDVVDLR